From Paenibacillus graminis, a single genomic window includes:
- a CDS encoding ArsR/SmtB family transcription factor, with the protein MNSDIQQFKTEFFKALAHPMRIRILELLSEGEKNVNELQAILGSEGSAVSQQLAVLRAKNVVASVKEGTTVIYSLRDPLIKDLLAVTKQIFDNHLVNAISLLEGIRSE; encoded by the coding sequence ATGAACAGCGATATTCAACAATTCAAGACGGAGTTTTTTAAGGCGCTGGCTCATCCGATGCGGATTCGTATTCTGGAGCTGCTAAGCGAAGGTGAAAAAAATGTGAATGAGCTGCAGGCGATTCTTGGGTCCGAAGGGTCCGCCGTATCCCAGCAGCTTGCCGTGCTCCGCGCCAAAAATGTAGTAGCCAGTGTAAAAGAAGGCACAACGGTGATTTACTCGCTGCGTGATCCCCTGATCAAAGACCTTCTGGCCGTAACCAAGCAAATATTCGATAATCATCTGGTGAACGCCATCTCTCTTCTGGAGGGAATCCGCAGCGAATGA
- a CDS encoding SulP family inorganic anion transporter, whose protein sequence is MIGRGRFKGYNIASLRKDLISGIIVGVIAIPLGMAFAIASGVKPEYGIYTTIVAGILISLFGGSKFQIGGPTGAFIPILFAIAMEYGYENLLLAGMMAGVILVLMGLLRLGVLIKFIPRPVTIGFTAGIAVIIFTGQIASFLGLKDMKRHESFVDNMKEIGLHLSTINLYSILTAVICLAVLVLGMRYAPKVPGALVGLLCATIIAALFFSGKVTTIGSAYGDIPNTLPSFHFPVITWERVKLLLRPAFVIAMLGAIESLLSAVVADGMSGSRHNSNRELIGQGVANIAAPLFGGIPATGAIARTATNIKSGAASPLSGVIHGVVVFLILLLFAPYASSIPLAAMAPILMVVAWNMSERKEFLHLLKLKTGDSLVLFITFLLTVFADLTVAVEVGLVLAVVLFVKRMGEVHLVSKVLPDPDSVKVGAHMVTDSHDCPQIGIYNVEGPLFFGAAYRFENTMPGGGPDKQKVILLRMGKVPFIDTTGEANLAGLVKELQEDGGRLMISGIQSQPLELLKKTGLYDKIGATQFYEHTGEAINDALKVINHSKCLGCRHAAFRECTAFSGLDEASGRSTFKGRVPAVGRKLSGEL, encoded by the coding sequence ATGATAGGGCGGGGCCGTTTTAAAGGCTACAATATTGCGTCGCTGCGTAAGGATCTCATTTCAGGGATCATTGTCGGCGTTATTGCCATTCCGCTGGGGATGGCATTTGCTATTGCTTCAGGCGTCAAGCCGGAGTACGGAATTTATACAACCATAGTTGCGGGCATTCTCATTTCTCTGTTCGGCGGTTCAAAGTTTCAAATTGGCGGGCCTACGGGTGCGTTTATTCCCATTTTGTTCGCGATTGCCATGGAGTATGGCTATGAGAACCTGCTGCTGGCCGGGATGATGGCCGGGGTCATTCTCGTCCTGATGGGGCTGCTCCGGCTCGGTGTGCTGATCAAGTTTATTCCGAGGCCCGTAACGATTGGGTTTACGGCAGGGATTGCGGTCATTATTTTCACCGGGCAGATAGCGAGCTTTCTTGGCCTGAAGGATATGAAGCGCCATGAGAGCTTCGTGGACAACATGAAGGAGATCGGCCTGCATCTCTCCACGATCAATCTGTACAGCATTCTGACAGCGGTGATTTGCCTGGCTGTGCTGGTGCTGGGGATGCGTTATGCGCCAAAAGTGCCCGGGGCACTGGTTGGGCTGCTCTGCGCAACCATCATAGCCGCGCTATTCTTCAGCGGCAAGGTGACTACGATCGGCTCAGCCTACGGGGACATCCCGAATACGCTGCCTAGCTTCCATTTCCCGGTTATTACCTGGGAACGGGTGAAGCTGCTGCTTCGCCCGGCCTTCGTAATTGCCATGCTGGGCGCGATTGAGTCGCTGTTGTCCGCAGTGGTGGCAGACGGCATGTCGGGCAGCCGCCACAACAGCAACCGGGAACTGATCGGCCAGGGGGTTGCCAATATAGCTGCTCCTCTGTTCGGCGGGATTCCCGCTACCGGGGCGATTGCAAGAACGGCAACCAATATCAAAAGCGGGGCGGCTTCCCCCTTGTCGGGTGTAATCCACGGTGTGGTGGTATTCCTCATTCTGCTGCTGTTTGCTCCTTATGCGTCGAGTATTCCGCTGGCTGCAATGGCGCCTATTCTGATGGTAGTGGCCTGGAATATGAGCGAGCGCAAGGAATTCCTTCATCTGCTCAAGCTGAAGACAGGGGATTCGCTGGTGCTGTTCATTACCTTCCTGTTGACCGTCTTTGCCGACCTGACCGTGGCGGTGGAGGTTGGATTGGTGCTGGCTGTGGTTTTGTTCGTCAAACGGATGGGCGAGGTCCATCTGGTCTCCAAGGTGCTTCCTGACCCCGACTCGGTAAAGGTCGGGGCGCATATGGTCACGGACAGCCACGATTGCCCGCAGATCGGCATTTATAATGTGGAAGGGCCGCTGTTCTTCGGCGCCGCCTACCGGTTCGAGAATACGATGCCGGGAGGCGGGCCGGATAAGCAGAAGGTCATTCTGCTCCGGATGGGCAAGGTTCCTTTTATCGATACCACCGGCGAAGCCAATCTGGCGGGGCTGGTGAAGGAATTGCAGGAGGATGGCGGCAGGCTGATGATCTCCGGCATTCAGTCCCAGCCGCTGGAGCTGCTCAAAAAGACCGGATTGTATGACAAAATCGGGGCAACGCAGTTTTATGAACACACCGGTGAGGCCATCAATGATGCGCTGAAGGTAATCAATCACAGCAAGTGCCTGGGCTGCCGTCATGCGGCCTTCAGGGAATGCACAGCTTTTTCCGGGCTGGATGAAGCGTCTGGGCGCAGCACCTTCAAGGGGCGGGTGCCTGCCGTGGGGCGCAAGCTGAGCGGAGAGCTGTAG
- a CDS encoding phospholipase D-like domain-containing protein: MRNIHRNSRLLPEGGNEGLQRDIVDVVNYYISGGSLEAVAGPAERLTSLMATVLEEGAARAYRQEIGGVITEIGQLSELPGFSTGLLEQLAAEVRVLDSGKLRALAPQTTRHNRVDAYVNGPQCLEMLLEEIGKARRYIHLSVMLFFNDDSGNRIADALLRALERGVQVRIMVNYTVTALGYGHNLEVGKFSEISDRLKKAGAKLQDTFNSYYTAVEWHRKRSELKAQGVPESILFLQDKVQEDVELTGLNVIDHRKFMIIDGITSIIGSLNFGDQYTFAAPIVTSDSVQVDGRPMGVPAREEEWHDGCFRIRGAAALPLNAVFRSRWLLLGGDSFDPGDAFYRPEGNTDLGSEECTLFVSFPGNPVNLIQQYYLDLITYAAEETVIVNPYLIDQAFWDRLGGLGPESSCHLTICNPLEVNDHPTNRAAVRSNMYIPFCNGVSFYDYSATERFSHWKITYDHRSRAVFHGSYNINERSACHDFELGLLVKGEAFAAKVKAMIDYDLSVSRKITNKKEFFKHPWMHPSTYVNKATQNYT; encoded by the coding sequence GTGAGAAATATACATAGGAACAGCAGACTGCTTCCCGAAGGAGGGAATGAAGGACTGCAGCGGGATATTGTTGATGTTGTGAATTATTATATATCCGGCGGCTCACTGGAGGCGGTTGCCGGTCCGGCGGAACGGCTTACATCATTGATGGCCACGGTGCTGGAGGAAGGTGCTGCCCGCGCATACCGCCAGGAAATCGGCGGTGTGATTACGGAGATCGGGCAGCTCTCTGAACTGCCGGGCTTCAGTACGGGGCTGCTTGAACAGCTTGCCGCTGAGGTCCGAGTGCTGGATTCCGGCAAGCTTCGGGCACTGGCTCCGCAGACCACCCGCCATAACCGGGTGGACGCCTATGTGAACGGTCCGCAGTGCCTGGAAATGCTTCTGGAGGAGATCGGCAAGGCCCGTCGTTATATTCATCTGTCCGTCATGCTGTTTTTTAATGATGATTCGGGCAACCGGATCGCGGACGCGCTGCTGCGCGCGCTGGAGCGGGGAGTTCAGGTTCGCATTATGGTGAATTACACCGTCACTGCGCTTGGGTATGGACATAACCTCGAGGTCGGGAAATTCAGCGAAATCTCAGACCGGCTGAAGAAAGCGGGAGCTAAGCTGCAGGATACGTTCAATTCCTACTACACTGCTGTGGAGTGGCATAGGAAACGGTCTGAATTGAAGGCTCAGGGTGTACCTGAGAGTATCCTCTTCCTTCAAGATAAAGTCCAGGAGGACGTGGAGCTGACCGGTCTGAATGTGATTGACCACCGCAAATTCATGATCATCGACGGCATCACCTCTATCATCGGCAGCCTGAATTTTGGAGACCAGTATACGTTTGCTGCACCGATTGTAACCTCTGACTCTGTACAAGTTGACGGGCGTCCAATGGGGGTGCCGGCCCGTGAGGAGGAATGGCATGACGGCTGCTTCCGCATCCGGGGAGCGGCGGCCCTGCCGCTGAATGCCGTGTTCCGGTCCAGATGGCTGCTGCTCGGGGGAGATTCTTTTGATCCCGGGGATGCCTTTTACCGTCCCGAGGGCAATACGGATTTGGGTTCCGAGGAATGTACGTTGTTTGTTAGCTTTCCGGGAAATCCGGTCAATCTGATTCAGCAGTATTATCTGGATCTGATCACTTACGCCGCCGAAGAGACTGTAATAGTGAACCCGTATCTGATTGACCAGGCATTCTGGGACCGGCTGGGCGGGCTTGGCCCGGAGAGCTCCTGCCATCTTACGATCTGCAATCCGCTGGAGGTCAATGATCATCCCACCAACCGTGCGGCAGTGCGCAGCAATATGTATATCCCTTTTTGCAATGGCGTCTCTTTTTATGACTACAGTGCTACAGAACGCTTTTCCCATTGGAAAATCACCTATGACCACAGATCGCGCGCGGTGTTCCACGGCTCATATAACATCAACGAAAGAAGCGCCTGCCACGATTTCGAGCTGGGACTGCTGGTGAAGGGGGAGGCTTTTGCTGCAAAAGTCAAAGCCATGATTGACTATGATCTCAGCGTATCCCGCAAAATTACAAATAAAAAGGAATTCTTCAAGCATCCTTGGATGCACCCCAGCACCTATGTGAATAAAGCAACACAGAATTATACCTGA
- a CDS encoding pyridoxal phosphate-dependent aminotransferase, translating to MKHFEPSTVLQSLPKQFFAALVARAGIASAAGHDVINLGQGNPDMPTPAHIVEALQAAAANPLNHKYPPFRGHRYLKEAVAGFYDREYGVRLEPDSEVAVLFGGKTGLVEVVQCLLNPGDTALVPDPGYPDYWSGIELARAAMEMMPLTAENGFLPDYGTICPEAADKAKLMFLNYPNNPTGAVATEAFFRDTVKFAGQHNLCVVHDFAYAAIGYDGVRPPSYLQTPGAKDNGIEIYTLSKTYNMAGWRVAFAVGNASVIESLNLLQDHMYVSLFGAVQEAAAAALTGAQVCVQENLDRYEARRNLLIGGLRELGWKVEAPGGSFFAWLPVPAGYTSQSFADLLLDEAHVVVAPGIGFGEYGEGYVRVGLVSDEARLAEAVKRIAGLKLFAPGR from the coding sequence GTGAAGCATTTTGAGCCTTCAACGGTGTTGCAGTCCTTGCCCAAGCAGTTTTTTGCCGCCCTTGTAGCCAGAGCGGGTATAGCTTCGGCGGCAGGGCATGACGTGATCAATCTGGGACAGGGGAATCCCGATATGCCTACGCCAGCGCACATTGTCGAGGCCTTGCAGGCGGCAGCGGCCAATCCCCTCAACCATAAATATCCGCCGTTTCGCGGCCACCGCTACCTGAAGGAAGCAGTAGCCGGATTCTACGATCGTGAATATGGAGTGAGACTTGAGCCGGACAGCGAGGTTGCGGTCCTGTTCGGCGGCAAAACCGGACTGGTCGAAGTGGTCCAGTGCCTGCTGAACCCGGGGGATACCGCACTCGTACCGGACCCTGGATATCCCGATTACTGGTCGGGAATTGAACTGGCCCGTGCGGCCATGGAGATGATGCCGCTGACTGCGGAGAACGGCTTTTTGCCCGATTACGGCACTATATGCCCGGAGGCGGCAGACAAGGCGAAGCTGATGTTCCTGAACTATCCGAACAATCCGACGGGAGCCGTGGCTACGGAGGCATTTTTCCGCGATACAGTGAAGTTTGCCGGACAGCATAATCTTTGTGTGGTCCATGATTTCGCCTATGCCGCAATCGGCTATGATGGAGTACGTCCGCCCAGCTATCTTCAGACGCCGGGAGCGAAGGACAACGGCATTGAAATATATACTTTATCCAAAACTTACAATATGGCCGGGTGGCGGGTAGCGTTTGCTGTCGGAAATGCCAGTGTTATTGAGAGCCTGAACCTGCTGCAGGATCATATGTACGTCAGCCTGTTCGGTGCGGTTCAGGAAGCGGCAGCCGCAGCATTGACAGGTGCCCAGGTCTGTGTCCAGGAGAACCTGGACCGATATGAAGCAAGGCGGAATCTTCTGATCGGCGGGTTGCGCGAGCTTGGCTGGAAGGTAGAAGCTCCAGGCGGTTCATTTTTTGCCTGGCTTCCGGTTCCTGCAGGCTACACCTCCCAGAGCTTTGCCGATCTGCTGCTGGATGAGGCCCATGTGGTAGTGGCGCCGGGGATCGGCTTCGGCGAATACGGCGAAGGCTATGTGCGGGTAGGTCTGGTCAGCGATGAAGCCCGGCTGGCGGAAGCTGTGAAACGGATCGCAGGGTTGAAGCTTTTTGCTCCAGGCCGGTGA